One genomic region from Kamptonema formosum PCC 6407 encodes:
- a CDS encoding TIGR00725 family protein, with amino-acid sequence MRKIIIGVMGPGNNPTSTDLDNAYQLGKLIAQAGWVLLTGGWNSGVMDAANQGAKAANGLTVGILPNNNTNYTSEAVDIAIVTDIGSARNNINVLSSDVIIACGMGAGTASEIALAIKANKKVILLNSDESSKVFFRNLSPVNVFVVNTVIDAIEQTRQILLTER; translated from the coding sequence ATGAGAAAAATTATTATTGGAGTTATGGGGCCTGGTAATAACCCCACCTCAACTGATTTGGATAATGCCTATCAACTGGGAAAGCTCATTGCTCAAGCAGGATGGGTGCTGCTAACAGGGGGTTGGAATAGCGGCGTTATGGATGCTGCAAATCAAGGAGCAAAAGCAGCAAACGGTCTAACTGTTGGTATCCTTCCCAATAACAATACTAATTATACCTCTGAAGCTGTAGACATTGCCATTGTGACTGATATTGGCAGCGCTCGCAATAATATCAACGTTCTCTCTTCTGATGTAATTATTGCCTGTGGTATGGGTGCGGGTACTGCTTCCGAAATTGCCCTAGCGATCAAAGCCAATAAAAAAGTTATATTGTTAAACAGTGACGAATCAAGTAAAGTTTTTTTCCGTAATTTGTCACCAGTGAATGTTTTTGTGGTAAATACTGTTATAGATGCTATTGAGCAAACTCGTCAAATCTTATTAACTGAAAGATGA
- a CDS encoding DUF389 domain-containing protein, translating into MNKVSLEEIEQIRDSLLEDSHLNLNYMVLTVSACLIASFGLLSNSTAAIIGAMIIAPLMMPLRGLAFGALQGNARLFRHSLISLIVATGVGILLSCFLGIIVDLPEFGSEVLARTQPNLIDLGIAVVAGGMSGFAKTRPKVGDAMAGTAIAVALMPPLCVIGLSLSQGYWQFSWGAFLLYLTNLLGIVLACMLVFIWAGYAKKGKTKRALAYAFALTAVLVIPLGISFVQLIRQAQLQATLKTLLVSRTVTVGQQVELIKTEVDWTAKPPLVRLIVRANKPLTSKQVDLVEQFIQKEMKRPFQLVFQVREVQEVRSKDFSKEPKGWP; encoded by the coding sequence ATGAATAAAGTTTCCTTAGAAGAAATTGAACAGATTCGGGACTCTTTGCTAGAAGATTCTCATCTTAACCTCAATTATATGGTTTTGACTGTTAGCGCTTGTCTAATTGCTAGTTTTGGTTTGCTAAGCAACAGTACGGCTGCGATCATTGGGGCGATGATTATTGCTCCTTTGATGATGCCACTACGGGGGTTGGCCTTTGGAGCTTTACAGGGAAATGCTCGGTTATTTCGCCACAGTTTAATCTCGCTAATTGTGGCGACTGGTGTAGGAATTCTGCTGTCTTGTTTTTTGGGTATTATTGTTGATTTGCCGGAATTTGGTTCGGAAGTTCTAGCTCGCACTCAACCTAATTTAATTGATTTAGGTATTGCGGTGGTTGCTGGTGGGATGAGTGGTTTTGCAAAAACGCGACCGAAAGTGGGAGATGCGATGGCGGGAACTGCGATCGCGGTTGCTCTTATGCCTCCTCTTTGCGTTATTGGTTTAAGTCTTTCTCAGGGATATTGGCAGTTTAGCTGGGGAGCTTTTTTACTGTATTTAACTAATCTTTTGGGGATTGTTTTAGCTTGTATGCTAGTCTTTATCTGGGCTGGATATGCAAAAAAAGGGAAAACTAAACGAGCGCTTGCTTATGCTTTTGCTTTGACTGCTGTGCTGGTTATTCCTTTAGGAATTAGTTTCGTACAACTGATTAGACAAGCTCAGTTACAAGCAACTCTTAAAACTCTTTTAGTCAGCCGGACGGTGACAGTTGGTCAGCAGGTAGAGTTGATCAAAACTGAGGTAGACTGGACTGCGAAGCCTCCTCTTGTCCGCTTGATTGTGCGGGCAAATAAACCTTTAACTTCTAAGCAAGTAGATTTAGTAGAACAATTTATTCAGAAGGAAATGAAAAGGCCTTTTCAATTAGTTTTTCAAGTGCGAGAAGTTCAGGAAGTAAGGTCGAAAGATTTTTCTAAGGAGCCAAAAGGTTGGCCTTAA
- a CDS encoding 4-hydroxybenzoate solanesyltransferase — MIASEPKSEPKLLTIMRLLRWDKPAGRLILMIPALWAVFLAGRGTPPAPLVGVIVLGTLATSAAGCVVNDLWDRDIDPEVERTRSRPLASRALTIQTGIGVALISFICAAVLALYLNPLSFWLSAAAVPIIICYPLAKRVFPIPQLVLSIAWGFAVLISWSALVSRLEIPTGFLWGATVFWTLGFDTVYAMSDREDDQRLGVNSSAIFFGDNSANAVGIFFLLTVVLLAATGINMQLHLGFWLGIGFAAILWILQYNQLRQKDLPKPVYGAIFRQNVWIGFILLAGMISGAIF, encoded by the coding sequence ATGATTGCATCCGAGCCTAAATCCGAACCCAAATTGCTTACTATTATGCGGCTGCTGAGATGGGATAAACCAGCAGGACGGCTAATTTTAATGATTCCTGCCCTTTGGGCCGTTTTTTTAGCCGGACGCGGCACTCCCCCTGCACCCTTAGTAGGCGTAATTGTGCTAGGTACTTTAGCCACTAGCGCCGCTGGATGCGTCGTTAACGACCTCTGGGATCGCGATATCGATCCCGAAGTAGAAAGGACGCGATCGCGCCCCCTCGCCTCCCGCGCCCTCACAATCCAAACAGGTATCGGAGTCGCCTTAATTTCCTTTATTTGCGCCGCCGTTCTTGCACTTTATCTTAATCCTCTCAGTTTTTGGCTGAGTGCAGCAGCCGTCCCGATCATTATCTGTTATCCATTAGCAAAAAGAGTCTTTCCCATCCCCCAATTAGTATTATCTATTGCCTGGGGCTTTGCAGTATTAATTAGCTGGAGTGCGTTAGTTTCCCGTTTAGAAATACCCACCGGCTTTTTATGGGGAGCAACTGTATTTTGGACATTAGGATTTGATACAGTTTACGCCATGAGCGATCGAGAAGATGACCAACGTCTGGGAGTTAATTCCAGTGCCATATTCTTTGGAGATAACAGCGCCAACGCCGTTGGTATCTTCTTTCTTTTGACCGTTGTTTTGTTAGCAGCAACAGGCATAAATATGCAATTGCATCTTGGCTTCTGGCTGGGAATTGGTTTCGCCGCCATTTTATGGATATTACAGTATAATCAACTGCGCCAAAAAGATTTACCGAAACCAGTTTACGGCGCGATCTTTCGTCAAAATGTTTGGATTGGCTTCATTCTACTTGCTGGGATGATTAGCGGAGCAATTTTTTGA
- a CDS encoding Ppx/GppA phosphatase family protein, translating into MVSSVPLVRMPNPSAEQNRILAALDMGTNSFHMVVVRIDVALPAFTIIAREKESVRLGDCDPKTGNLKREVMEKGIATLRRFQDIAKTFNAEQVIAVATSAVREAPNGRDFLKRIGDQLDLNVNLISGQEEARRIYLGVLSAMEFNNQPHIIIDIGGGSTELILGDSLEPRSLSSTKVGAVRLTGELVKTDPINRDEFAYLQAYIRVMLERPIDDLLANLDVDELPRLVGTSGTIETLAIINAREKLGIVPNPLAGYQLSLKDLRDLVTRFRKLSNSERLAIPGMSDRRSDIILAGAVILQEAMALLGVESLTVCDRSLREGVIVDWMLAHGLIDNRLRFQSSIRQRSIMQMAQKYDVNSEYSERVAAYALNLFDQTQGILHNWGTEERELLWAAAILHNCGLYVSHSAHHKHSYYLIRNGELLGYTETEIEIVANLARYHRKNNPKKKHDNYHSLPKKYRELVNQLHPLLRLAVALDRRQIGAISEIKCEYHPEVRELHLRLVPAELDDDCALELWSIDYKKPAFEAEYNLKLIATLEPVITSPF; encoded by the coding sequence ATGGTTAGTTCAGTTCCTTTAGTGAGGATGCCTAATCCTTCTGCGGAGCAAAACCGCATTCTTGCCGCCCTGGATATGGGTACAAACTCTTTTCACATGGTGGTAGTTCGTATTGATGTAGCGCTGCCTGCCTTTACAATTATTGCTAGAGAGAAAGAAAGTGTCAGATTGGGGGATTGTGACCCCAAAACTGGCAACTTAAAACGAGAGGTAATGGAAAAAGGAATCGCAACTTTACGACGCTTCCAAGATATTGCTAAAACCTTTAATGCTGAACAAGTAATTGCTGTAGCTACGAGTGCGGTGCGAGAAGCTCCAAATGGTCGCGATTTTCTCAAGCGAATTGGCGATCAATTAGACCTCAATGTTAATTTAATTTCCGGTCAAGAAGAAGCGCGGAGAATTTATCTAGGCGTGTTGTCGGCGATGGAATTCAACAATCAGCCCCATATTATTATTGATATTGGGGGAGGATCTACGGAGTTAATTTTAGGTGATTCTCTAGAACCTCGTTCTCTCAGCAGTACCAAAGTAGGTGCTGTTCGCTTAACCGGAGAATTGGTTAAAACTGACCCGATTAATCGAGATGAGTTTGCGTATTTGCAAGCTTATATTCGGGTAATGTTAGAACGACCGATTGATGATTTATTAGCTAATTTGGATGTTGATGAGTTGCCGCGTTTAGTTGGCACTTCTGGTACTATTGAAACTCTAGCAATTATTAACGCTCGTGAGAAATTGGGGATAGTCCCTAATCCCTTGGCTGGCTATCAGTTAAGCCTCAAAGATTTGCGGGATTTAGTTACTCGCTTTCGCAAGCTTTCTAACTCGGAAAGACTGGCAATTCCTGGGATGTCTGACAGGCGTTCCGATATTATTTTAGCAGGAGCGGTGATTTTACAGGAAGCGATGGCTTTACTGGGGGTGGAGTCGTTGACTGTTTGCGATCGCTCTCTCCGAGAGGGGGTAATTGTTGATTGGATGCTAGCGCATGGTTTGATTGACAATCGCTTGCGATTTCAAAGTTCAATCCGTCAGCGTAGCATTATGCAAATGGCCCAGAAATATGATGTTAATTCTGAATACAGCGAACGAGTTGCAGCTTATGCACTAAATTTGTTTGACCAAACTCAAGGGATTCTCCACAATTGGGGAACAGAAGAAAGAGAATTGCTTTGGGCTGCTGCGATTTTACACAACTGCGGTTTGTATGTCAGCCATTCAGCACATCATAAGCATTCTTACTATTTAATTCGCAATGGTGAGTTATTAGGTTACACTGAAACTGAGATTGAAATTGTGGCAAATTTAGCTCGTTACCACCGCAAAAACAATCCGAAAAAGAAACATGATAATTATCACTCCTTGCCTAAAAAATATCGAGAATTAGTGAATCAATTGCATCCTCTATTGCGGTTAGCAGTGGCATTAGATCGGCGGCAAATTGGCGCAATCTCCGAGATAAAATGCGAATATCACCCAGAAGTTCGAGAATTACACTTGCGGCTAGTACCAGCCGAATTAGATGATGATTGTGCTTTAGAACTCTGGAGTATAGATTATAAGAAACCTGCTTTTGAGGCTGAATATAATCTCAAATTAATAGCCACTTTGGAACCAGTTATTACTAGCCCTTTTTAA
- a CDS encoding restriction endonuclease subunit S domain-containing protein — MKTSTQVNDILQAISDLDLEEQSYIAEILTKRTIELRRNQIASRAKEAEENYRLGNVRAVTVEDLMRDSSND; from the coding sequence ATGAAAACATCAACTCAGGTAAACGATATTTTGCAAGCCATATCTGACCTCGATCTTGAGGAACAGTCTTATATTGCTGAAATTCTTACCAAAAGAACGATCGAATTGAGAAGAAATCAAATAGCCTCAAGAGCTAAAGAAGCTGAGGAGAATTATAGATTGGGTAATGTTCGTGCTGTTACTGTTGAAGATTTGATGAGGGATTCAAGCAATGATTGA